The window TATGTGGATTGCAGAAgactgaaccaagtgacggtttaGAACAAATACCTGTTGCCCAGAATCGACGATttattcgactagttgaggggtgatcaatatttttcaaagatcgatttacaatcagggtaccatcagctgCGAGTTAGGGACGAGGATATATAGAAAACAGCCTTCAGGACCCGCTTTGgccattacgagttccttgttatgtcgtttggactcaccaaTGCCCCAGCggtcttcatggacctcatgaaccgaatCCTTAGGCCATTCTTATAccaattcgtcatcgtgtttatcgaCGACATATTGATTTATTCGAAGAACCGTGAAGAACATGGAGAACATTTAAGGGCAGTCTTCGAAACTCTAGAGAAAAATCGACTGTTTGCGCAATTTAGGAAATGCGCCTTCTGGAAGGAGGATGTCAAATTTCTAGGTCATGTAGTGTCTAAGAAAGGGATATCTGTGGATCTCACCAAGGTGGCAGCGGTACAAGGTTGGAAGCAACTGAAGTCGGTTACGGAAGTGCAAAGTTTTcttggtcttgcaggctattacaTCAGATTTattagagacttctcgaagatagcccgaCCGCTATCCCAGCTAACTCGGAATGAGctcaaatttgcctggaatgaaaaggtagAGGCGGCCTTCCAAAAGTTGAAAGACAAATTGACGTCGGCACTTGTGCTTGTACTAcccgagcaaggggtcaagtacaccgtcTATACTGACGCCTTTCATGTGGGCTTGGGTTGTGTACccatgcaaaaggacagggcaaTTATGTATGCGTCTGCACAGTTAAGGAAGCAtaaggagaactaccctacacatgacctcgaGCTTGCGGCGGTAGTTTTCGCATTGAAGTTATGGAGGCAcatctctatggtgaggagtttgagatcttctctgatcataagagcctcaaatacatcttcaaccagaaggacctgaatatgagacaacatcgctggatggagacgttgaaagacttcaagttcgatttCTCATATCATCCTGACAAGGCCAACTTGGTGGCAGACGCCTTGAGTCGTAAAAAGACAATTGAATTTGCGGCCccgctaatggtgagagagtgAGACATGGTGGAGTTCGTTCGGGACTTCGACATGAAGCTAACGGTGGAGGAACCATACGAGTTCATAGCCCACATTCAAGCCCAGCCAATGATTGacagtaaaatcattgaagcccaAGAGGGCGATGAGCTATTGAAGAAAATGAGGGAAGGGACAAAGAACGATGGAAAGTTTGAATGGAGAGTCGGCACCGATGGGGGATTGGGGTACCGAGGCCGCCTTTGTGTTCCAAACCTTCAGGGACTACGAGAAGAAGTTCTAAATGCCGCTCACAACtccaagttggcgatgcatcctggtagtacaaagatgtaccgggATCTAAAGCaaacctattggtgggacaacatgaagaaggaaatagTGGAATATGTATCCCGATGCCTCACCTGTCAACAAGTTAAGGCTGAACACTGCCGACCACAGGGCCTattgcagcccatgcctatagcagaatggaaatgagatttcatatctatggacttcattgtcGGGTTACCTAGGACTAGAAAGGGGCACAactcgatatgggtgattgtggacaggctaaccaaatcagcccacttTCTACCGATCAAGACTTCTAGCTCCGCCGATGACTTGACTAAGCTGTATATAAGGAGATAGTGCGGCTCCATGGCGTCCCATTGGATATTGTGTCGGACCGGGATAGTCGATTCACGTCAATCTTCTGGACCCGCATTCAAGAAGccatgggagtgaaactgaagtttaacACCGCTTTCcacccgcaaacagatgggcaaaccaaacgggtgaaccagattttggaagacatgttgcgtgcTTGTGTTCTGGACTTCCAGGAGAGTTGGGATGATTGCCTCCCAtatgccgagttcgcctacaacaatagcttgCAAGTTAGCATTGGTATGGCACCttacgaggccttgtatgggcgtccatgccgAGCCCCGCATTGTTGGGAGGAAATTGATGAGAAGAGTTTGCTAGGACCAGATCTAGTGCGGATCACGACCAAAAAAATTGGAATTATCCGGCGCCGCCTCTTGACGGCTCAAAGTAGGCAAAAAAGCTATGCCGACACAAGGCGAAGGGACTTGGAATTTGAAGCTGGAGACCacgtatttctcaagatctccccaatgaagggCGTTTAACgttttggcaagaagggaaagctcgtGTCACAGTTCATCGGGCCATTCCAGATTTTGGATCGTGTGGGTGCGGTTgcctatcgcttggccctacccaTGCCTCTAGCCGGAGTGCATAACGTCTTccatgtatccatgttgaagaaatacgtcccCGATCCTTCGCATACCGTCAGGTGGGAACATGTGGAACTTAAGAAAAATGTAATATACATTCTTCGACCCACCCGAATAattgataggaaggagcaggttctaCGCAACAGGGTCATCCTGTTGGTCAAGGTGCTATGGACccatcacgatgaagaagaggccacttgaGAGACGGAAGCAGAAGTCCGCAAGCATTACCCAACCTTGCTTCAGCAATATgaacaggtacaaattttgaggacgaaatttatttgtaaggggggtagattgtaacaacccgtcTAACtagtacagtgtcctggggcgtccacgtaggattttccacAGGACCGATCATTTAAACCATGCGCAGTGAAATACCATAAGCAaatcaacctaggattagcccattagaataaaccGGTCGGGTCATGACAGGACCTGGTACGGGCCGCCGAGCCAGATGGCTCATTTACccttagcaacagcccgtatgggctacaccatgacacaggaaggtcagaaagttctaaaaataaagggaacCGTAAATCTCGCTGGGCTTGTAGACCATTACGGACCACGAACCCAgc of the Magnolia sinica isolate HGM2019 chromosome 7, MsV1, whole genome shotgun sequence genome contains:
- the LOC131250703 gene encoding uncharacterized protein LOC131250703, with product MVEFVRDFDMKLTVEEPYEFIAHIQAQPMIDSKIIEAQEGDELLKKMREGTKNDGKFEWRVGTDGGLGYRGRLCVPNLQGLREEVLNAAHNSKLAMHPGSTKMYRDLKQTYWWDNMKKEIVEYESWDDCLPYAEFAYNNSLQVSIGMAPYEALYGRPCRAPHCWEEIDEKSLLGPDLVRITTKKIGIIRRRLLTAQSRQKSYADTRRRDLEFEAGDHVFLKISPMKGV